Part of the Spirochaetales bacterium genome, GGGCGAGTTTTTCTTCTTTTTTCTTCTGTGTGATATCCCTGTTGATGCTCCCGACCATCCATCCCTTTCCCATTTTCAGGGGAAACACCATCGACTCGATTATCGTGAGAGATCCGTCGGCATGCCGGATTTCCATTTCCGAAAGCGTTTCACTCGGGTTTTTTCCCCTGCAACCGGTCAGCTCTTCAACCATCGCCATAATGCGAGCACAATAACAGGAAAAGGTTCCAGAACCCTTATCACCGTGTTGTCCGGCTTTATGAATTTCGGATATCGGCTTCCCGACGACATCTTCCTTTTTTAATCCGCTCAACGTCTCCTGCGCCCCGTTCCATTCGACAATCACGCCCGCTTTATCGACCATCACGATGCCGTCCTTTGACTGCTCGACAAGACTGCGGAATTTAATCTCGCTTTCATAGAGTGCTTCTTCAGCCTGTTTCTGACGGGTACAATCGTCATACACGGCGACTATTTCTCCGGTGGGAAGCTTATACACGTAATTGTCCCTGTAGCCGGTGATCCGCTTGTCTGTGTACAGTGAAACGGGATGGTGCTGCGGAATCCCGGTCTGCCAGACCTCCTGAAATACCCTGAATAATCCGAACTCCGCGATGCCGGGGAATATTTCCTTTACGCTTTTTCCAAAAACATCTTCTTTTTTAATTTTCTCGATTTGTTCAGCGGCCCGGTTGATCGTAACGAACATGAAATCATCACCGCCCTCAATCGCGCTGAACACGGCAACACCGCTCGACATATGATCGAAAAGCTGCTCGAAGCGGTAGACACTCAAACGTAATTCATCCTCGATTTCTTTCCGTCGTGTGATATCAATCCATGTGGAGATATAACATCTGAATTTCCCGTTGCCGACAACGGGAATATAAGTTTTTTCAACCCAGATTGTTTCTCCCGTGCTGGTAATGCAACACTCCTCGCAACGATACGATTTTTTAGATTTAATGATCCCGAGTTTCTCCCGATACGCTTTTATCTCATTCGACGACCTCTTCTTCCACCACGGGTACGGCACCCCCTTCCCGGTAAGCATTCTGCCGGAAAAACCGGTGAGCTTTTCAAATGCCGCATTGACATACCGTATTGTTGCGTTGCCATTGATCACAATACAGGGATGCGATGATTGGGAAAGCAGGCTGAATCCATCCTCATTGCCGGTTAAAAGCGAATGATCTCTATCGTCCCGATCGGTCGTATCGGCATCGATTTGATGGACTGAATTACGAATTCCGGATAATCCCCCGACAAGCTTCTCGTGAAGTGTTTCCTTTTTTTTCATACGCGGACTCTCTCTGATAATAATACGGGTTCCATGCGAGCGTGTTTCATGAAGCCGTCCCACCCGATCACACGATTGTCATCGTCTGTTTATAAAAGACACTGCCCGTGCACCTATATTTCTTCTTGAAATTTTCCTTTATTTTCGTTGAAAAACCACTTTGACGCGTGGTGGATCAGTTCGGTATTGTCACTGATACCCAACTTCTTTTTTATATTAAACCGGTATGTTTCGATAGTTTTTATACCCAGATTGAGTTCCGATGCGATTTTCCTTGTCGAAAGCCCCGC contains:
- a CDS encoding PAS domain S-box protein, whose product is MKKKETLHEKLVGGLSGIRNSVHQIDADTTDRDDRDHSLLTGNEDGFSLLSQSSHPCIVINGNATIRYVNAAFEKLTGFSGRMLTGKGVPYPWWKKRSSNEIKAYREKLGIIKSKKSYRCEECCITSTGETIWVEKTYIPVVGNGKFRCYISTWIDITRRKEIEDELRLSVYRFEQLFDHMSSGVAVFSAIEGGDDFMFVTINRAAEQIEKIKKEDVFGKSVKEIFPGIAEFGLFRVFQEVWQTGIPQHHPVSLYTDKRITGYRDNYVYKLPTGEIVAVYDDCTRQKQAEEALYESEIKFRSLVEQSKDGIVMVDKAGVIVEWNGAQETLSGLKKEDVVGKPISEIHKAGQHGDKGSGTFSCYCARIMAMVEELTGCRGKNPSETLSEMEIRHADGSLTIIESMVFPLKMGKGWMVGSINRDITQKKKEEKLARIQEERLIQANRLASLGILVSGVAHEINNPNQAIMTYAHILSETWKSMLPILEQYYRDNGDFLLSGLKYSSVRKDMLDYIKGISDSSKKIDTIVSDLKSYYRSEESNADEILDINAVVRAAMTLIQPFIRKTTPHHEVRYGEHIPPVKGNFRRLEQVVINLIENACQALVDPEMGVSINTRFNRDNDMIEIHVSDQGEGISQENLKKIKDPFFTTRRESGRTGLGLFISHSIVIEHGGSLDIVSESGKWTTAIVRLPPAR